One part of the Solanum dulcamara chromosome 8, daSolDulc1.2, whole genome shotgun sequence genome encodes these proteins:
- the LOC129900432 gene encoding extensin-like, translating into METPPPPHSQFIFHIFTLLFLISLNHHYSQAMAKDQTSCTMCSSCDNPCQPISPPPPPPQIISPPPSSSGYICPPPPPAYVSPPNNSEGNSDGGGSGNGGGYPPPTNNPSGYPTPPPPNPIVPYFPFYFHSPPPPTSKSIHQLKRHSLVTYLTFGVAIFFFL; encoded by the coding sequence atggagaCTCCCCCACCTCCACATTCTCAATTCATTTTCCATATCTTCACTCTCCTCTTCTTGATTTCACTCAACCACCATTATTCTCAAGCTATGGCCAAAGACCAAACTTCTTGCACAATGTGCTCTTCTTGTGACAATCCTTGTCAGCCAATTTCACCCCCACCACCCCCTCCTCAAATTATTTCACCCCCACCCTCTTCATCTGGCTATATTTGTCCACCCCCGCCACCGGCTTATGTGTCACCCCCAAACAATAGTGAGGGCAACAGTGATGGCGGGGGCAGTGGAAATGGTGGCGGATATCCACCACCGACCAATAACCCTTCTGGGTATCCAACTCCACCACCCCCGAATCCAATTGTACCATATTTCCCTTTCTATTTTCACAGCCCACCACCACCTACCTCCAAATCCATTCATCAGTTAAAAAGACACTCTTTAGTCACTTATCTTACTTTTGGTGTTGcaattttcttcttcctttaa